In Paenibacillus xylanilyticus, the genomic window GAGGCTCTATGTAATGATTCGGGCGTCTATTGGTGTCCGCAAAAGGCCGTAATTCCATTTTGATTTAAATTGAGAAGGGCTTAAGCATCAGAATAATCCAAAAACCGGGTAAAAGGAGTGGAAAAGTTTGATTAAGAGTAATCGGTTACGCAAGCCCATCTCCATGGGCCTCTCGCTTCTCCTTGCATTTTCGATTGTACATCCGGTTTCAGCTGAAAACTCCACATCACAAAAAATCGACATGAAATCAAGCCAGGCCAAGGTTTCGACATCCAAAGTCAACGCGAAATTGACCAAACAGTTTGAGGATAGCGACTATGTCACCTATCTCGTGAAAATGAAGGAGCAGGTGGATACGTCAGCGGTCTCGAAACAGGCCATGGAAAAGGCGACGATCGAGAAACAGACGGCTTCAGCGACCAAGCTGTCCGTACGAAATTCGGTTGTCAGCACTCTCCGGGAAACGGCTTCGCGGACGCAGTACACGCTTGAAAGCTATCTCGAGAAAGAAATTGACAAAGGCAATGTTAAAGAATATAAAAGCTATTTTATCGTCAATTCACTCGCCGTAACGAGTACCAAGGAAGTCATGGAACAGATTGCTCTGCTGCCTGAAGTGGAGAAAGTTCTCCCTAACGAAACGCGTTACTTGCAAAAAGCTGAGGTGAGCAAAGAAAAGGCAAGTGCAGCTCCGTCTGCAGATCCTGCAAAAACACCGGTCAAGGAAGATGCAGCAACTTCCAAGGACTCGGCAGCTGCAACAAAGGATAATCTGGCAACAGAAAATGTCGAATGGAATATCGATTATATCAATGCACCCGCAGTTTGGGAGAGAGGGATCGATGGAACAGGCATCGTCGTTGCCAACTTGGATAGTGGGGTTGATTACAATCATCCAGCTCTTCGCAGCAAATGGAGAGGATTCGATGCATCTGGTAATATCGTTGATCCAGAGCTTAGCTGGTATGATCCACATAGTAACGCTTCCCTGCCTGCGGATGAAGACGGGCATGGTACACATACGATGGGTACGATGGTGGGTTCGGAGGAAGATGGAAGCAATCAGATCGGTGTGGCTCCAGGTGCCAAATGGATCGGTGTGCGGATATTCAATCCGGAAACCACTGATGCCATCATCCTGGACGGCGGGCAATGGCTGATCGCACCAGTGGATGCCGAAGGCAACCTGCATCCTGAGCTTGCCCCGGATGTTGTCAACAATTCCTGGGGTGGTGGCGCAGGACTGGATGAGTGGTTCCGGCCCATGGTACAAGCCTGGCGGGATGCACAGATTTTCCCTGAGTTTTCGGCTGGTAATGTGAGATTAACGAATCCGGGTGGCCCAGGCTCAGTTGCGAATCCAGCGAATTATCCGGAAAGCTTCGCCACAGGAGCAACAGATATTAACGGTAACCTGGCCTCATTCTCACTTCAGGGTCCATCTCCATATGATGAGATCAAGCCGGAAGTCTCGGCACCAGGAGTCAATATCCGATCTGCTGTTCCTGGCGGGGTGTACGAGGGAGGCTGGGATGGAACATCCATGGCGGGTCCCCATACGACAGCACTTGCTGCATTACTGCTCCAGGCCAATCATTCCCTGACTGTAGATCAACTGGAACAGATCATTATGGATACAGCAACACCGCGAACGGACAGTCAATTTCCAACTTCGCCCAACAACGGTTACGGGCATGGCATTATCAATGCCTTGGACGCTGTGGGTTCGGTGCTTGAAGGAATAGGAACCGTATCCGGACGAGTGGTAACGGCAGGAGATGATCTGGAAGAGCCGGTCCTCCAGCATACACCTGTGAATTCAGCTTTTACCGGACTCGATATTCCGCTGACGGCTCATGTAACGGACAATGTGGGAGTGGTTTCCGTAGATGCCTTTGCCAAAACGACGGGAACAAGCCAGTATGTCTATCTGCCGATGAATCGCATAGCGGGGGACAGCAAGGATGGTACCTATTCCACTTCCATTCCGGCATTTTTGATCGAGCCTGAAGGCGTGGAATATTATATTCGGGTTAACGATTACGGGAACAACGGATTCGACAGCCAGGTGTATAAAGTGGCTGTGTCCAATGGAGTCCAGCCTGGATATGTTCAGGATTTTGAAGAAGATCAGTTGGGCTTCACAACAGGAGGTACAGGAAGCACATGGGTTTGGGGTGCGCCAACCAGCGGACCTGGCAGTGCAGCCTCCGGCGAGAAGGTCATTGCGACCAATCTGGAAGGTACGTACGCAGCTAATAGCAACGCCTATCTGCTCGCTCCACCTATTGATCTAACGGAAAGTCCAGAAGGGGCATTACTCTCGTTCAAACACTGGTTTGATCTGGAGAGCAATATTGACTTCGGTAAGGTATACATCGCGACAGAAGACAGTGACTATGTATTTGAAGAACTATTAAGCTTTACGGGCACAAGCGGTGATTGGAAAACCCAGTATGTGGACCTGCATGAATATGCAGGACAACAGGTGTTCATCCAGTTTAATCTGACCAGTGACAACACTGTACAGAAGGCAGGCTGGTATATCGATGACTTCTCTGTACAAGCACCTGATGATATCGCCCCGGGTGCACCTGTAGAACTTAGCGCTACAGCTGACGTTTTGGGTAATGTGGCGTTATCCTGGAATGGACCTGACGATGAGGATCTGGAGTCTTATGTCGTGTATCGTTCGACAACTTCGGGTGACGAATACGAGGCGATCGGAAATACAAGAGCGACAACATTTACGGATACAGCTACAGTTACGGATACAACGTACTATTACACCGTTGCGGCTCTGGATTATAGCGGCAATGAGAGTGGAAAGTCGAATGAGGTATCCATCTCGGTTGAGGTGCCGGAAGACATTTACGTCGACCAGTTTGACGGTAGTGACGATAATGGCTGGACTCATTCGGGAACGAAGGATGAATGGGAACGCGGGGTTCCAGTCAATGGACCAGCAAGTGCCGTTTCTCCGCCAAATGTCTGGGCAACGGATCTGGACAGTACGTATGAGAATGGTTCAAACTATTCACTGGTTTCACCTGTTGTGGATTTGACGGATACCAATGATGCTACCCTGACATTCAACCACTGGTATGAAATTGAGGGCGGATATGATTTTGGCTATGTGGAAGCTTCATCTGATGGTGGAAGCACATGGTCAGAGCTGGGCAAGTTCTCACATAATTCGAATGGCAAGCAGTGGACACCGGTATTTTATGACCTGAGTTCGCTGACTGGAAACGAAGTTCAATTCCGATTCCGCCTGACCTCCGATAGCAGTGTGGTCAAGACCGGTTGGTATATTGATGATTTCCGCATCTTGAGCATTGCTCCAGAGACGGTTACACAGGATAGTTCGGTAGTGCTCAGCAGTGACAAGCCAAAACCGGAATATGACAATTCCTGGTATAAGGTTACACGAACCGATAAGGCAGAATTCAATCAATCCAAGCAGCAGCAGCCTGAGGCTGAGAAACCGGAAACAGGCTCCGTTAATCCACAAAGCCTGCCTGCAAGTGCAACGGTTACGGTCATTGAAACCGGGCGTTCGGTAAAAACAGATCCATCCACAGGGAAATACAGCTTCACTCATGTGGCGGGTGATTATACTTTGAAAGCGGAGGCTTATGGTTATTATCCGCGTACACAAGCAGTAACCATTACCGACGGTAGTGGTGCAAAAGCCAATTTCAATCTGGAAGCTATACCTCATGGTACGATTGAAGGTATCGTTACCGACGAGCGTACAGGCGAACCGGTGGCCGATGCTTCCGTTCTGGTACTGGAAGATGCCCAGGTAGGTGAGGTTCGTACCGGGTCGGACGGTAGTTTCGTACTGGATGTGCTGGAAGGAAGTTATACCGTCTCCGTCAGAGCTGCAGACTATTACAGCAAAACCGTTACTGTGACGGTACCAGGGAATGGTGCTGCGGATGCAAGTGTGGCATTGAAGCCGTTTATCGGTTTCCCTGGAGAAATCGCATATGATGACGGTACAGCGGAGAATGCAAGAGCCTTTGTAGCGGCAGATAATGCCTGGGCGGTCCGGATGACACCTGAGCAAGCAACCGCTCAAGTAACAGGCGCATCGTTCCGATTCTGGAACACAGAGTGGCCTGTGCCTGGTGGGACCGCATTCCAATATGCTGTCTATGATGCTTCCGGAGCGAATGGAGCACCGGGGCGTTTGCTGGCAGGACCGTTTGAGGGAACTGCACTGCGCAACGATCAGTGGACCAGCGTTGAATTCCCGGAACCGGTCATCACGAGTGGAGATTTCTATATTGTGTATATACAATCCGCTGCAGGAACAAGTGCACCGGGACTGGCTACCGACGAGAACGTAACCAATGCCGGACGAAGC contains:
- a CDS encoding S8 family peptidase; amino-acid sequence: MIKSNRLRKPISMGLSLLLAFSIVHPVSAENSTSQKIDMKSSQAKVSTSKVNAKLTKQFEDSDYVTYLVKMKEQVDTSAVSKQAMEKATIEKQTASATKLSVRNSVVSTLRETASRTQYTLESYLEKEIDKGNVKEYKSYFIVNSLAVTSTKEVMEQIALLPEVEKVLPNETRYLQKAEVSKEKASAAPSADPAKTPVKEDAATSKDSAAATKDNLATENVEWNIDYINAPAVWERGIDGTGIVVANLDSGVDYNHPALRSKWRGFDASGNIVDPELSWYDPHSNASLPADEDGHGTHTMGTMVGSEEDGSNQIGVAPGAKWIGVRIFNPETTDAIILDGGQWLIAPVDAEGNLHPELAPDVVNNSWGGGAGLDEWFRPMVQAWRDAQIFPEFSAGNVRLTNPGGPGSVANPANYPESFATGATDINGNLASFSLQGPSPYDEIKPEVSAPGVNIRSAVPGGVYEGGWDGTSMAGPHTTALAALLLQANHSLTVDQLEQIIMDTATPRTDSQFPTSPNNGYGHGIINALDAVGSVLEGIGTVSGRVVTAGDDLEEPVLQHTPVNSAFTGLDIPLTAHVTDNVGVVSVDAFAKTTGTSQYVYLPMNRIAGDSKDGTYSTSIPAFLIEPEGVEYYIRVNDYGNNGFDSQVYKVAVSNGVQPGYVQDFEEDQLGFTTGGTGSTWVWGAPTSGPGSAASGEKVIATNLEGTYAANSNAYLLAPPIDLTESPEGALLSFKHWFDLESNIDFGKVYIATEDSDYVFEELLSFTGTSGDWKTQYVDLHEYAGQQVFIQFNLTSDNTVQKAGWYIDDFSVQAPDDIAPGAPVELSATADVLGNVALSWNGPDDEDLESYVVYRSTTSGDEYEAIGNTRATTFTDTATVTDTTYYYTVAALDYSGNESGKSNEVSISVEVPEDIYVDQFDGSDDNGWTHSGTKDEWERGVPVNGPASAVSPPNVWATDLDSTYENGSNYSLVSPVVDLTDTNDATLTFNHWYEIEGGYDFGYVEASSDGGSTWSELGKFSHNSNGKQWTPVFYDLSSLTGNEVQFRFRLTSDSSVVKTGWYIDDFRILSIAPETVTQDSSVVLSSDKPKPEYDNSWYKVTRTDKAEFNQSKQQQPEAEKPETGSVNPQSLPASATVTVIETGRSVKTDPSTGKYSFTHVAGDYTLKAEAYGYYPRTQAVTITDGSGAKANFNLEAIPHGTIEGIVTDERTGEPVADASVLVLEDAQVGEVRTGSDGSFVLDVLEGSYTVSVRAADYYSKTVTVTVPGNGAADASVALKPFIGFPGEIAYDDGTAENARAFVAADNAWAVRMTPEQATAQVTGASFRFWNTEWPVPGGTAFQYAVYDASGANGAPGRLLAGPFEGTALRNDQWTSVEFPEPVITSGDFYIVYIQSAAGTSAPGLATDENVTNAGRSWQRVSGVWDTAPAEEGNYMIRAVVRYPVNAPVLTAPSNTYSNKTTFTVSGTSPANGAQIKIYNGKDVAGTTTVTNGTFKFDAKLRSGVNAFTAEAIIDGKVTDRSLPVVIIQDLTPPQLTILTPEEGSRTNAEVVHVTGSAVDQFLNKVTVNGETVKLEKDRSFSHRILVNEGENTITVIATDVAGNKTTVTRKVYVETTLPELTNIAPAEDVRIASGETVTVSFDSAPGLQASFRIQLPLNLNAEGGSEIPLVETEPGHYTGTYTTPSSLVLEGGVIVIRVQDAAGNKIETEAPGRLYVTAGEENTPEPEPEVTAEENLLP